In Erigeron canadensis isolate Cc75 chromosome 1, C_canadensis_v1, whole genome shotgun sequence, a single window of DNA contains:
- the LOC122601232 gene encoding probable pectate lyase 8, translating into MVMAAQVLISVYCLVLLISVSSSSSSTNNPPATSTNEMKVLQSSNYSSMAARIKEIEKLNEYAVQDPEEVVAMVEMSMRNSTQRRKLGYFSCGTGNPIDDCWRCDPNWRRNRKKLADCGIGFGRNAIGGRDGRYYVVTDPRDDDPVNPRPGTLRHAVIQEAPLWIVFKRDMVIQLKQELIMNSFKTIDARGVNVHIANGACLTIQFVTNIIIHGLHIHDCKPTGNALVRSSPSHYGWRTMADGDAISIFGSSHIWVDHNSLSNCADGLVDAVMGSTAITISNNYFTHHNEVILLGHSDTYFRDKLMQVTIAYNHFGEGLIQRMPRCRHGYFHVVNNDYTHWEMYAIGGSANPTINSQGNRYLAPVNPFAKEVTKRVDTDGSQWHGWNWRSEGDLLLNGAYFIPSGAGAAASYARASSLGAKSSTLVGTITAGAGVLNCRKGGRC; encoded by the exons atggTAATGGCTGCTCAGGTCCTAATCTCTGTCTATTGTTTGGTTTTACTCATCtctgtttcttcttcttcttcttccacaaACAACCCCCCTGCCACCAG CACAAATGAGATGAAAGTGTTGCAGAGCTCCAATTACTCATCAATGGCTGCCAG AATTAAGGAGATTGAAAAGTTGAATGAATATGCAGTGCAAGACCCCGAGGAAGTTGTTGCCATGGTTGAAAT GAGTATGAGAAACAGCACACAGAGGAGAAAACTCGGATATTTTTCATGTGGTACTGGTAATCCAATTGATGACTGTTGGCGCTGTGACCCAAACTGGAGACGCAATCGCAAGAAGTTGGCTGACTGTGGCATTGGCTTCGGTCGGAATGCAATTGGAGGCCGTGATGGAAGGTATTACGTTGTCACTGACCCCAGAGATGATGACCCTGTTAACCCGCGGCCTGGCACCCTACGCCATGCTGTTATTCAAGAAGCGCCATTGTGGATTGTCTTTAAACGTGACATGGTCATTCAACTGAAGCAAGAACTTATCATGAATAGTTTCAAGACCATTGATGCTCGTGGGGTCAACGTACATATTGCTAATGGAGCTTGCCTTACAATCCAGTTTGTTACCAATATTATTATCCATGGTTTACACATCCATGACTGTAAACCTACTGGGAATGCCTTGGTGAGAAGCTCTCCTTCCCATTATGGTTGGAGAACAATGGCTGATGGGGATGCTATTTCTATTTTCGGGTCAAGCCATATATGGGTTGATCATAACTCTCTATCTAATTGTGCTGATGGACTTGTGGATGCTGTCATGGGTTCAACTGCTATCACTATTTCTAACAATTACTTCACCCATCACAACGAG GTGATATTGCTGGGACATAGTGACACTTATTTTAGAGACAAGCTGATGCAGGTGACTATTGCCTACAATCACTTTGGAGAAGGTCTTATCCAAAGAATGCCAAG ATGCAGACATGGGTATTTCCATGTGGTGAACAATGACTACACCCATTGGGAGATGTATGCCATTGGTGGAAGTGCAAACCCAACCATCAACAGCCAAGGCAACAGATATCTTGCCCCTGTGAATCCTTTTGCAAAAGAG GTTACCAAAAGAGTGGACACAGATGGAAGCCAGTGGCATGGATGGAACTGGAGATCAGAGGGTGACCTACTTCTTAATGGGGCTTATTTCATCCCATCTGGAGCAGGAGCCGCTGCCAGCTATGCACGGGCCTCAAGTTTGGGTGCCAAGTCCTCTACACTGGTTGGTACCATCACTGCTGGTGCTGGAGTTCTTAACTGCCGCAAAGGTGGTCGGTGCTAG